A region of the Dyadobacter sp. CECT 9275 genome:
CTGTTGTTAAGGCTATGCAACGACCCGAACCTCCCGGCTCGCCTGACCGACATTGAAGATCCTGATGCAAAGATCAGCCTCTTAAGGGCCAAATCGATCAACACCTTGATCGCCAATTGCTCTGATCTGTTTTACAACGAACAGCAGACCATACTGGATGGTAATTTTAACGACAGCCTGATCGGAAGTATCCCTGAGCCCTACCGGTCGGCGATGAAAGAAATTCAGCAGATTTCCATACAAAAGATTTATAACTACGCTTCCGTTGTGCAGATCGAAGTGGCTGGTTACAAGGTCATGGGAGGCCTGCTCGAAGAGTTTGTTCCGGCTTACCTGAACAACAATTCCCATTACAGCAAAAAGCTTGTTGACCTTATTCCCCGGCAGTTTATCACCAAACAAAATGATGAATATGCAAAAATTCAGACCGTACTGGATTTCGTTTCAGGGATGACAGACCTTTATGCGGTTGAGTTATTCAGAAAAATCAAAGGTATATCCTTTCCATCTATCAGCTGACCTTTGAATAAAATGTGTTGCGATCAATATTCCAACACACCTACAAATTCCTTGTAAAACTTTAATAATTCTACGTTTAATGAAGTATTAACCTGACAGGTATTTGATTCTTCCATTAAGTTTTTTTGTATCTTGTTTGCCAAAACCGTTTTGACCTAAACTTTTCTCACATCATGAAAATAGAGCAGCTAGTCTACTCTGCGGATGTTCCGTTCGGTGAATTTTCTGTGACACCGACACTGCTTTTCATTTTTGGCAACCGGGAACTCCTGGAAACCGGAGTGCTCACCAACGAACTGGCCAGCAAATACCCCAATGCAGTTTTTGCAGGCTGCTCCACCGCCGGAGAAATTGCGAAGGAATCGGTCAAAGACAACAGCATTGTTGTCACCGCTATTGAATTTGAAAAAACGACCGTTCAAACTTCTAAAATAGCCCTCGACGAAATTAATTTCAGCAGTAGCGAAGCGGGAAAAAAACTTGTCTCTCAGCTTCCCGTAGAAGGCCTGCGCCACGTTGTGGTACTCTCGGACGGCCTGAAAGTCAATGGAACTGATCTGGTGAAGGGCATGCAAGAAGCGCTTGCCGATGACGTTACATTGACCGGAGGATTGGCGGGCGATGGCCCACATTTTGAAAAAACAGTAATAGTTGAACCTGACGGGAAAGTTGCAACGGAGAGTATCATGGCTGTTGGCTTCTACGGCCCGGCGCTGTCCATCAGCTTTGGATCAAGGGGAGGATGGGACAGCTTTGGCCTCGACAGAATGGTAACCCGTTCAAAAGAAAATATCCTTTATGAAATAGATGGACAGCCGGCTTTGGATTTGTATAAATCGTTTCTGGGAGACAAGGCCCGGGAACTTCCCGCATCGGGGTTGTTATTTCCGCTGAGCATGCGCGACAAGGAAGACCGGACACCTGTGGTAAGGACGATTCTTGGCATTAATGAAGAAGAAAAAAGCCTCACTTTTGCAGGGGATATCCCACAGGGTTCCTTTGTAAAGCTTATGAAGGCCAATAACGACAGGCTGATCAACGGGGCCGAGGAGGCAGCGGAAGTAGCAGCGGAAGGAATGGACAATCCCGAATTTGCTTTGCTGGTAAGTTGTGTAGGCCGTAAACTGGTGCTGAAACAAATGATAGAAGAGGAGGTGGAAAGTGTATCGCAGGTACTGGGAAAACCGGCTATAACCGGGTTTTACTCTTATGGCGAACTGGCTCCCTTCAGCCGTGATACCAGTTGCGAACTACACAACCAAACGATGACTATTACTACATTTAGAGAATAACTAAAATGTTAACCTTAGATCCGACAGATACCAATTTTCATCGTCTTCTTAAACGGCAAATACGAAAATCACTCCCTCCAGAACTTGCGGAAAACCCTGCATTACAGGACTTTCTGACATCCGTCAACCAGGCTTACATAGAATATCAGGATGATATCGCGAGAGTAGAGCATATCCTTGAGCAGAGTTCCGGCGAGCTGTTCAAGGCCAATAAGGAACTGACGCGTATCGCCGAGGAAAAAACACAGGAAGCCGCCATTACCAGCAAAAGGCTTGAAGAAGTGGTTGGCAGTATTTCAGAGGTTTTGGTTCAGCTGGACCGAGAGGGGCACATCAGATACCTGAACAACGCCTGGGAAGTTGTCACGGGATATACAGTTGAAGAAAGCCTTAATAAAAAATGGGTGGATTTCCCTTTACCTGATGAATCACTGAGTAAGATACAATCCATTTTTGAATCTGAATTACAGAACGTTGACGAAACCATCAGGATACTGACAGCCGATCATACCGAGAAGTGGCTGGGCGTATCGCTGAGCCACCACATATCACCGGATAATCAACTCGTCGGATATATAGGCACACTGGTAGATATTACCTCCCGCAAGGAACAGGAAGCTGAGATCAATCGGCTGGTAGAATGGCTTAACGAATCCGGCGAAGCGGTGCAGGTATCGGATGAAAACGGGGTGATACTTTTTGTGAATCATGAAGCAGCCCGTCGCCTCGGCAAAACCAGAGACGAAATTATTGGATCTAATGTCAGTGAAATAGAGAAAATTTTCGAAGAAGCGGGAGAGTGGGAAACTTACCTGCAAAACCTGCGGAATACCTCCAAAATGATCCTCAGTGGGGTGCATACCCGAAAAGACGGCAGTACCTTCCCGGTAGAGACCAGTGTTAAATACTATGAAAATAATAACCAGGGATATGTTCTGTCATTCATAAGAGATATAACCGAGCGGGTGGAAGCTGATAAAAAGCTGAAAGCCTATACCCGTGACCTGGAGCGAATCAACGCCGAGCTAGACCAGTTTGCCTATGTTGTAAGCCATGACCTGAAAGCACCTTTAAGGGCCATCAATAATCTTTCGGAATGGATTGAAGAGGATCTGGAAGATATGCTGGGGGGCGATACCAAGGACCAGTTCAGGCTGCTCCGGGGACGAGTGCACCGGATGGAAGGGCTCATCAACGGCATATTGTCCTATTCCAGAGCTGGCAGGATTAAGACTAATAAGGAAAAATTTATGGTCAAACCTCTGGTCGACGACCTGTGCGAGACGCTGGCGCCGAGAAAGTTCATCCGGTTTGATGTGGAAGGAGATGAGGCACTGGAAATATTTTCTGAAAAAATAGCACTTCAGCAAATCCTGCAGAACCTTATCTCTAACGGAATAAAGTACAACGACAAAGAAAATATAGCCATTTCGATTGGCTGGACAGAAACGTCGGACACGGTTGAGTTCTATGTTAAGGATAACGGACCAGGTATCAGCCCCGAATTCCATGAAAGGATCTTCGTCATTTTCCAGACTCTCCAGTCACGCGATGAAGTGGAAAGTACCGGTGTTGGCCTGGCCATTGTGAAAAAAATCGTGCAGGAAAAAGGCGGAATCATCCGCATCCAGTCCGAAATGGGCAAGTACACGACTTTCTATTTCACCTGGCCGAAAAATGAGTTAAAAGAAGCAGAATCCCAACAATAACCCACCGTATATCAGATTGAAAATTTAAATAAAAAGAAAATGTTCACTACAAATCTTGTTCCGATGACCATCCTATTAGTAGAAGACGATGAAGTCGATATTATGAATGTTAAGCGGGCCTTTAAAAAAAATAATATTTCCAATCCGCTGCAAATCGCTCATAATGGCCTGGAAGCGCTGGAAGTCCTGCGCGCTCCTGCTACAGACATACCCAAACCGAAAATTGTATTGCTGGACCTCAATATGCCACGTATGGGCGGAATAGAATTTTTGAGGGAGATCCGGCAAGACCCAGAACTCAGCACATTGTCTGTTTTTGTTATGACAACTTCCAACGAAGATGGTGACAAAATAGATGCATTCAATCTGAACGTTGCAGGGTATATACTCAAGCCGCTTTCAATGGATCGTTTCATTGCGGCAGTATCCACACTGAACAGTTACTGGACACTCTGTGAATATCCTGAATAATTATGCTCAAACTGTCTTTCGGTAATACCTTATGACACCCTTTACGTTGCTGCTTGTCGAAGATGATCACATTGATGCAATGGAATTCAGGCGAGCTATCAAAAAAAGCCATATCGCTATTGAGGAGATCAGAGTATGTAAATATGCCGAAGAAGCCCTTCAAGTACTGGAAACCTGGGTTCCAAGTTGCGTTTTTATTGATTATCAACTCCCTAAAACCAACGGACTTGAACTGCTCAGGAAGATAAAAAGCGCCGCACCGCAGCTTCCGGTGATCATCCTTACCTCGCACGGTGATGAAAAGATCGCCGTGGAGATGATGAAGGCAGGCGCGATGGATTACATCCCCAAGTCGGAAGTAAATGCTGAAAAACTTTCCAAAATGTTCCATACCATGGAACGTATGAGGGAGGTAGAAAAGCAGCGGCAGCAAGCCCGGCAGGAACTTGCCGAGAAAGAGGAATTCATTGACAAAGTTGCTTTACTTTCTCCCAATATCATTTATGTCATTGACATAGAAAAATGGACTAACATTTTTCACAACAAGCAAATATGGACGATACTGGGTTACAACAGCAACGAGCTATCTGATAACGATAAAAATATTTTTTCCCTGATTATCGACAATCAGGACAAAATGCTTTTCCAGAAACATTATCATTTTATCAGACATTCTCTTCAGGATGGCGAAGTATTGGAAAAGGAATTCAGACTCAAACACCGGGATGGTTCCGAAGTCTGGATTATTACACGGGAAGTACCCTTCCGGCGCAGCGAGAATGGCGAGGTGAAAGAGGTTTTAGGAACAGCCATTGACATCACCAACCGAAAAATGGCCGAACGGGAGCTGATACAGGCAAAAAAAGATGCCGAGCAGGCTGCAAAGATCAAGTCAGACTTCCTATCTACCATGAGCCACGAAATCCGTACGCCCATGAATGCGATCATCGGATTTACCGACCTGCTGCTGACCGGTAATTTATCTGTGCAAGACAAACAGCACCTTAATACAATCAAATATTCTGCTGATAACCTGATGGTTATCCTGAACGACATTCTGGATATATCAAAGATCGAAGCAGGGAAGTTCAGTCTGGAAAATTTCGAATTCGACCTGCGCGAGAAACTGGGCTTCCTCTACAGGACTTTCGAGCTTAAAGCGTTGGAAAAGGGTATCAAACTTATATTTGATATTGATGAGAACATTCCGGAAATACTGATTGGAGATGCCTATCGCCTGAATCAGATTCTGATTAACCTGCTTGGGAATGCCCTTAAGTTTACGTCCGAAGGTTTTGTCAATCTTTCGGTGCTGCTGACAGACGAATCCGAAGAGGAAATTCATTTAAAAATCAGCGTCCGAGACTCCGGTATAGGAATATCCGAGGACAATCTGAGCCTCATTTTCGAAAGTTTTTCCCAGGCACACAATAACAATGCATCCAAGTATTTTGGCGGCACTGGCCTTGGCCTGAGTATCACCCGCAAAATTACCGAGCTCATGCAGGGTGAAATCACCGCTGAAAGTGAGCTGGGCGTGGGCAGTAATTTTTGCGTATCGCTTCCCTTCAAAAAAGGATTGCCTGCACCTGCTGCTGACTCCGCCAATAAAAACGCTCCTTTTTCCCTTCAAGGTTACAGTGTGATAGCAGCTGACGATATTTTAGCTAATCAGCTTTTACTCAGGCATTTGTTAAAAAAATGGGATGCCGATTTCCAGATCTGCAGCAATGGGAAGGAAATGCTGGACGCGCTGAAACTGCGCTCCTATGACCTCATACTCATGGATTTGCAAATGCCCGTCATGGATGGTATTACCACCATGCAGGTCATCCGTGAGTCCTTTCCCGGGCTGGCTGCAACGCCTGTTATTGCTTTCACAGCGGATACGTTTGCGCAAACGACCCAGGAGATCATAGATTGCCATTTCGATGATTTTGTGACAAAACCTTTCAAAATTGATGAGCTTAGCTCGGTGATTCGCAAACAACTCGCTTTGTAAAAAACCCATTGAGACCTCCGGAATTTCGGCCGCCATTACAAGTTAGTGGTGGCTTTTTATTTTCGGATATTCCATGCATGACAACAAATAAGGGTATCCGGAAAAATAGGTACCAATGAAATGGCAAAGAATAACTTCCTGCCGTCGGAAAAATTTAGAATCCAACGGGATTAATTATCAAAAGTATCAAACAATGACTACTTTTATGATATTAAAAATATCATTTAAAAGATATCCGTGGAAGAGGTATGTCGGAACGACTTCATGAAAAACTTCAGATTCTTGCAGACGCAGCTAAGTATGACGTATCCTGTTCGTCCAGTGGGAGCAACAGAACAAATCATAATAAAGGCCTAGGAGAGGCAACCGGAAGCGGCATCTGCCATACCTATACAGAAGACGGCCGCTGTGTTTCGCTTCTTAAAATTCTGCTCACCAATCACTGCATTTTTGATTGTGCCTACTGTGTCACCCGAAAAAGTAATGACATCAAAAGGGCCGCATTTTCGGTTCAGGAGGTGGTGGATCTCACTATGAATTTCTATCGAAGAAATTATATTGAAGGATTGTTTCTCAGCTCCGGTATCTTCAAAAATGCCGATTTCACGATGGAACGGCTGGTTTCCGTTGCCAAAAAATTACGTACAGAGAATAAGTTCAATGGTTATATCCACCTCAAAACCATCCCCGGAGCCAGTGATGAGCTGATGCATGAGGCCGGATTATATGCAGACCGGCTCAGTGTTAATATTGAGATTCCAACAGAAAGCGGACTTAAACTGCTGGCTCCTGACAAGAATATCAAAGACATGATTGAACCGATGAATTACCTGAAAAAGGAAATCATCCGGACAAAGGAGGAGTCCCGGATCTTCAAGTCTGCACCACTTTTTGCGCCAGCAGGGCAAAGTACGCAAATGATCATCGGGGCGAGTGGCGAGAGTGATAAAGATATTATGCATACAGCGCATAAATTCTACACAGGCTTTAATCTGAAAAGGGTTTATTATTCAGGTTATGTACCCATCAGTAACGATACTCGCCTGCCAGGGCTTGGCAGCGAGGTACCCGTTTTAAGAGAGAACAGATTATACCAGACCGACTGGCTGATGCGGTTCTATGGATTCCAGGTACAGGAACTGCTCAATGAAAAATACCCGAATCTTGATCCTGAAATTGATCCTAAGCTGAGCTGGGCTTTAAGAAACATGGGTTACTTTCCTGTAGACATTAATACTGCTGATTTACAACTCATTCTGCGGGTTCCGGGAATAGGGCTGCAATCGGCACAGAAAATAATAGGTGCCAGGCGTTTCAACCGTCTGGGTTGGGATCATCTCAAAAAAATAGGTATTGCGGTCAACCGGGCAAAGTACTTTATCATTTGTAACAGCCCGGCAGCAGACCGTAAAGACTATACCGAAGCCAAAATCCGACAGTTTATTCTCAGCGAGTCACGAAGCAAGTTCTTGAAAAATGGAGGCCGTCAATACAATCTATTCGGGTAGGCCTGTCGCCGTTTGTTACGACGGCACCTGGCCAGGTTTGCTCACTGCCGTTTTTGAAACTTTCGCAAAAAAATGGCAGGTAACTTCCTTTCAGGTGCACGGCAGGGAATGCCAAACGAATTTCCTTGCTGAAAAGGCAGACGTTATTTCCGATGACGAAAAAGCAGCAAGGGTGTGGCAAGGGCTCCGCCGAAAAGTACCTTCGGAGAATTGTATACAGTTGTACCGCTGCTTTTTATCGGAAATGAAGGGAGTGGAGCTTACCATACTTTCATGTGTACAATTTTATTTCTCCGGGGCAGAATCTCCGCACCAGGCATACGGACATCCTGATGTGCTGAAAATAAACCAGATTTCTAAAATGGTATACCGGGAAAAACACCGGATGGAAGCCTTCGTAAGGTTCCAGCGTACTTCGGACGACCTCTATTATGCCGTTATCGAGCCCGATTTTGATGTAATACCACTCCTAAGCAAGCATTTTGAAGAACGCTATGCAGATCAAAACTGGCTGATTTATGATATCAGACGTAAGTATGGGATTTATTATGATCAGGAAAAAGTATCGGAAATAATACTGGATCTCAAACAGGAAACCCATACTTCCTGCAACTTCCGGAATATACTTCACGATTCGGAACCGTTGTACCAGGGATTGTGGAAAGATTATTTCAAACATGTAAATATTCCCTCGCGCCGGAACATCAAATTACATTTGCAACACGTCCCTAAACGATACTGGAAGCATCTGGTCGAAAAAAAATAAGACATGGATGACGATACAACAAGAGACTCACAAACCCAGCGGGAAAATTTTGTGCTCCGTTAACAGATATATCTGCCTTTCGGCGGTCATTTCTACGCCAAACCCTCCTGTAAAAACACCGAAACTGGGAACAATAGCCTGATGCGGATCCACCACAAAACAAGGCAGCCTCAAACTTTGCCTTCCCTTTCCATACGTTTTAAATACCGGATGAACATGCCCGGCAAATACAAATTTTCCAGGGTCAGGCTCTAATTTTGGATGATGGGTAAAGACAAAATTGTCCTCTTCGTAATCGCTTTTGTAAACCTGTAAATCTGTTTCAAGAAACATGCTCAGCGGGAGAATATCATGATTCCCCACCACAATAATCATTTCAATATAATGATGCTCAGCCCTCCATAACCGGAAGGTATCCCATTCGGAATTGTACTGGCTATGAAACAGATCTCCCAGGAAAATAATACGGCCTGCTCCGGTATGATGTACGATCTCATTAAGCCGGTCGAAATTATTGTCTGCTGCAAGGTTTGGAATGGCAATTCCTTCCTTTCTAAAATGAGTGATTTTCCCCAGATGCAGATCTCCGATCAGTAGTGTCTGTGTCTCTTCCCAAAATATGGCCCTTTGTGTCAGTAGTAAAAAGTGATTCCCTTTAATTTCAATCTGCATTACTGTATTGATTTATCATTTTCCGGACGCGGTCTTCCAGCTTTTCCGAGGTTAACTGTTCGCGCAGCCTGTCCACCATGATAGGGAACGAAAACGGCGTGGGCTTTTTCGTTTTTTTGATGATTATTTTTTGCGTGGCGATTCTGGCCAGGGCGGTACGCATCCTAACTTCTTCCAGCTGGTAGGTGAGCACTTCCTGATATGCCTGTTTGATCAGCAAATTATTATCTTCATATTTACTCATCACCGTAAACAGCAGTGAGGTAGAAGCCTGTAACTGTCTTGTTTTCATATACTTACCAGGATACCCCTGAAACATCAGTCCGGCAATAGCTGCTATTTCCCTGAATTTGCGTTTCGCCATCTCAGTAGCATTCACACTTTGGTATATATCATCAACCAGGTGATCCATTGAGAAAAGGTCCGTCTGCGCCATGATCTTTTCCATATCCACATACTGGTCGCTCAGCAACTCAAATCCATAGTCATTCATCGCCACGGAAAAGGTAATCGGCGATAATTTACTGATCCTGTAAGCAAGGATGATAGACATTCCTTCATGTACCAGGCGGCCTTCAAAGGGGAAAATAAAGATATGATGCCCTTCCCTGGTCTCACATTGTTCAATCAGCAGCTCTGAGGTCTGAGGGATAAGGGATAGTTCGTTCTGTAGCGCCAGCAAAGGCTTAAGTTTCGCCAATTCCCTTTCTTTCAGCGGATTTTCAATGGCATCTGATAGCCGGTCACGTATAAAAGCCGACAGCTGCGAGGATAACGGCATCCTTCCGCCCGCCCATCTTACCAAAAATCCTTTTTTTCCCTCGGCCTTTTTTACTGTGACGGTCATTTCATGAATGCGTACGAATTCCACACTCATCCCCGCGAAGAAAAACACATCTCCTGCCTTCATCCTGGTAACGAAAGATTCTTCCACCGAGCCGAGGTACTTCCCATGCTGAAATTTGACTTTCAAAGCCGTATCTGAAACAATAGTACCCATGCTCAACAGGTGGCGGTGCGCCGTCCGCCGACTGCTTACGACATAACGCCCATTCAGATGCTCCACTTTTTTGTATTCGTCGTAAACAGTCAGAGACGGACTTCCCGTGGTGATATACCCCAGCAGCCACTCCCACTCCTGGCGGTTGATCAGCTGATAGCCGTAACAATTGCGGACTTCTTCATACAGTTGCTTTTCTTCAAAACCTTCCCCCACCGCCAGGGTGATCATCCACTGCGCCAGTACGTCAAAAGCATGAATGACCGGTGGGCGGTCTTCGATAATTTGTTTGTCAACCCCGTCGCGCAGGGAAACGGCCTCAATGAGTTCCAGAGCGTTCGTCGGGCAGAAGTAAATCTTGCTGGCTACTCCGGGCCGGTGCCCACTTCTTCCCGCCCGCTGGATAAAACGCGCAATACTTTTGGGACTACCTACCTGAATAACAGTATCTACCGGCCTGAAATCCACACCCAAATCCAAACTTGCGGTACAGATAACCAGTTTCAGCCTTTCTTCATGCAAAGCTTCTTCCACCCAATCCCTAATTTCCCTGTCCAGTGATGCATGATGCAGCGCCATGATCCCCGCAAATTCCGGGTATTTTTCAATAATTGTCCTGTACCAGATTTCCGTCTGCGAGCGGGTATTGGTAAAAATCAAAGTGGTTTGGCTCCTGTTAACGATTTCCACCACCTTATCCACCAGCCTGATCCCCATGTATCCTGCCCACGGAAGTGTTTCCACCTTTTCGGGAATAATGCTTTCGACCAGAATTTTCTTATCCGTATTGGCTTTAATGATTACAGAATCCTCCGCATTGAAACGCATCCCCAGCAACACCTGCTTGGCCTCTTCCAGATTACCTATCGTTGCGGATATCCCCCAGGTTTGCAAAGCCGGATTGATACTTCTTAACCTGGCCAGCGCGAGTTCTGTTTGCGTTCCCCGTTTGCTGCCCATCAGTTCATGCCATTCATCCACGACCACCGTATGCAAGTTCTTAAAAACTTCCGAACTGTTTTTTTGCGCGAATAATATGTGCAGGCTTTCCGGGGTAATCAGCAGTGCTTCCGGCATTTGCTTTTTCTGACTGGCCCTTTCCCTGGTGCCCGTATCACCGGTACGAATCCCTACCCGCAGCGTAAGGTTCATTTCCAACGCCGCCATTTCCATATTCCTGAACAAGTCCTTGGATAACGCACGCAAAGGTGTAACCCACAAAATTTGCAGGCCCTTGCTTTTTTTTGAAGGACTCCCGGACAAAGAATTGATGTAACGGATCAAGATCGGTATCCATAGAGAATAGGTCTTGCCGCTTCCGGTAGGAGCATTAACGATACCGCTTTTCCCCGCAAGATATGCCGCGGCCGCCTCTTTCTGAAAGGCTGCCCATTTCCAGTTTTTTTGCTTAAACCACTGTTCTGCAGCGATATGTCCGCGGGATTTTGCCAATTGGTTCTAAATAATTGTTTGTCAGATCAGTTTTAACCTGAGATACAAAATTGATCGGCCGTAAAACTCCGGCCAGCTTCTCTTCTTTTTTACACTCCGTATTCCCCGCTAGGTATACATTTTCAAAATCCCTTTTAAACTTTCCAGCGTATCGGCCTCTGCTGCCTTTTTATCCTTCCTCCATTTAAGTATTCTCGGGAAGCGTACTGCAATTCCGGACTTATGCCGGGTGGAGGCATTGATCCCCTCAAAACCAATTTCAAATACGAGCTCAGGTTTCACGGTACGCACCGGTCCAAATTTCTCGAGTATATTACGTTTTATAAAGTAGTCCACCTGTCCGATCTCCGCGTCGGTAAGCCCCGAATACGCCTTGGCAAAAGGAACAAGTTTACCATCTTCACCCCATACGGCAAAAGTATAATCGGTAAAAAGCTCTGCTCGGCGTCCTGAGCCTTTCTGAGCATAAATCAAAACGGCGTCCACACTCAGCGGATCAATTTTCCATTTCCACCAGTCTCCCTTCTTGCGGCCAACCTGGTACGTACTGTTTTTCCGTTTAATCATAAAACCTTCCGCGATATTCTCCCGAGAGGCCGGATGCAACACCTGTAGTTCCTGCCATTCCCGAAAATCGACCAGGGGAGAAAGATTAAATACGCCCTGCACGGGCATATTCCTGTGAATTTCTTCCAGCTGCGCCCGCCTTTGCTGCTGGGTAAGATGGCGGATATCCACCCCGTTGGCTTCCATTACGTCATACGCTATAAATGCTATGGGTGCTTCTTCCAATACTTTTTTGGAGAGGTTTTTCCTGCCGATCCTGGTCTGCAATATGCTAAAAGGCATAGGTTTATTATCCTGATAACTCACAATCTCACCGTCCAGAACCGTACCACTTGGCAATAGGGAACTCAAAAAATGAAGTTCCGGAAACTTGTCTGTAGACAGCTCCTCCCCCCTGGTCCAGATAAACAATTCATTATTCCGGTAAATGATTTGAGAACGGATACCGTCCCATTTCCATTCCGCCAACCAGTCTTCCGGATTTCCCAGTCCCGAAACCTCCCCTTCAATCGGATAGGCCAGGAAAAACGGGTAAGGTCTGGACGCATGATCGTTTTCACCCTCATCCAGTATCAGCTTTTCAAAAGTAGTTTCCAGCGGATGCCACTGCCCCATTACCCGGTGCGCTATGACATTGGCTTCGGTGGCAGTGGCTTCGGCCAGA
Encoded here:
- a CDS encoding ligase-associated DNA damage response DEXH box helicase, which codes for MAKSRGHIAAEQWFKQKNWKWAAFQKEAAAAYLAGKSGIVNAPTGSGKTYSLWIPILIRYINSLSGSPSKKSKGLQILWVTPLRALSKDLFRNMEMAALEMNLTLRVGIRTGDTGTRERASQKKQMPEALLITPESLHILFAQKNSSEVFKNLHTVVVDEWHELMGSKRGTQTELALARLRSINPALQTWGISATIGNLEEAKQVLLGMRFNAEDSVIIKANTDKKILVESIIPEKVETLPWAGYMGIRLVDKVVEIVNRSQTTLIFTNTRSQTEIWYRTIIEKYPEFAGIMALHHASLDREIRDWVEEALHEERLKLVICTASLDLGVDFRPVDTVIQVGSPKSIARFIQRAGRSGHRPGVASKIYFCPTNALELIEAVSLRDGVDKQIIEDRPPVIHAFDVLAQWMITLAVGEGFEEKQLYEEVRNCYGYQLINRQEWEWLLGYITTGSPSLTVYDEYKKVEHLNGRYVVSSRRTAHRHLLSMGTIVSDTALKVKFQHGKYLGSVEESFVTRMKAGDVFFFAGMSVEFVRIHEMTVTVKKAEGKKGFLVRWAGGRMPLSSQLSAFIRDRLSDAIENPLKERELAKLKPLLALQNELSLIPQTSELLIEQCETREGHHIFIFPFEGRLVHEGMSIILAYRISKLSPITFSVAMNDYGFELLSDQYVDMEKIMAQTDLFSMDHLVDDIYQSVNATEMAKRKFREIAAIAGLMFQGYPGKYMKTRQLQASTSLLFTVMSKYEDNNLLIKQAYQEVLTYQLEEVRMRTALARIATQKIIIKKTKKPTPFSFPIMVDRLREQLTSEKLEDRVRKMINQYSNAD
- a CDS encoding ATP-dependent DNA ligase, encoding MKQFAELFMDLDRTNKTNAKVELMKNYFLTALDEDKMWALALFTGRRPSFKVNRTQVKEWAAAEASIPMWLFQESYHSVGDLGETISLILPANSSRGSDRSLTDWFRYLGLLPGMTDAEKQNHILQAWKQLSQHETFVFNKLLMGSFRIGVSQTLVIRALAEATATEANVIAHRVMGQWHPLETTFEKLILDEGENDHASRPYPFFLAYPIEGEVSGLGNPEDWLAEWKWDGIRSQIIYRNNELFIWTRGEELSTDKFPELHFLSSLLPSGTVLDGEIVSYQDNKPMPFSILQTRIGRKNLSKKVLEEAPIAFIAYDVMEANGVDIRHLTQQQRRAQLEEIHRNMPVQGVFNLSPLVDFREWQELQVLHPASRENIAEGFMIKRKNSTYQVGRKKGDWWKWKIDPLSVDAVLIYAQKGSGRRAELFTDYTFAVWGEDGKLVPFAKAYSGLTDAEIGQVDYFIKRNILEKFGPVRTVKPELVFEIGFEGINASTRHKSGIAVRFPRILKWRKDKKAAEADTLESLKGILKMYT